CAGCAGACGATGCCGCCGATggcagagaagaaacggcgtcgccctccgctgccgaTGTCTGCGTaaaagacgccgccgcgacggcaaAGATATCGCGGCGAACTCGCGCGAGGTTCGTCTGAATCGCTTccagagacggcgacgcgccttcCATCCTGACGGcggtgcagcagctcgctcgGCAGTAACCGAAAGAGTGAGGCTGCAGTGACAGAGAAGAAAATAAGGGACTTGGGGAAGCGCCTGCAACGGAGATGTCCGGCTGCCACTCAGCGATGCGCGCGCCGACTCGCCAGCGGTCAGCGGCGCCTGAAGGAAACCAACTGTGATCAAcaggagacgcgagacgGGGAGCTCGGAAGAtagagagaaggcgccagaccggagaggcgagcggagagagagaacgaagaggagaaatgGTGCAGCGAGATGGATGAAGaaagcgcgcgaggcaacgcgcagcagggccgcggcagcgcccacCTCGAAACATccgagaaaaaaaacgcgttCAGGCGATGCATTCGAAGGGCAGAGCCGCAAAGAGAGAAGCAAGAAGTCAGGCAGAGGAAACCACAGCGACTGCAGTTCAGAAAGCGAGGTCTCTTTAAGGCGACCTGAGAAACGCGTGTCGTTATATGCAGGCGCGCTGAACAAACCACACACGTGCGAAGATCCTAGTGAGCACTCTCTTTGGAAGAAAAGCGTGATATACAGGATTAACGAGGACTGAGGGACGCGTCTTTCTTTCAAAGGGATGCAAAGCGAAGAATGCGTCGTATCAGCAGCGTCGTTTGAGCATGTCGACCGCCaggcatgcatgcactcGAGTGCAGGAGGGTATGGCAAGATTTTCTAAAAGAAGAGCCCTTCCTCTGTTTCAGCGAGTGACGAGCTACCCTTATTCCATTCCGTTTTCGGCAAAAATCGAGTTTgttccttcgtctctcgctcaCACGAGTCCGACGGTGCGAGCGCACACCTCGGGCAGCTGGGAAAGGAAAAGTCTCTCACGCGTGCCGCCGGAACACGCATGCGGTGAAAGACTTTGTTCTGAAAACAACACGCCAGCCTGCAAAACGCCGTCGACTTGCCCCATTTGGAGACGGCCTCAAAAGCTGCTCATTCTTTATCCCGGCTGCGCAAGAGGCAGGAGGATCCTGACTCTTCGCTTTGTcacttctctctccccccttGTTCCGAGCTCTGCTCTCTGCGTTCCTCCTCGACTTCTCTTCTTGTTGACTGCCTGCCAAATTTGTCACTTTCTTTCGCTTTTCTGGCCTCCTGCCTCAGTCTCCACACACGTGCCCCCTCGCCTGTGCTCGCCCTTCCTCGTCCCTCTGCGTTTTGCTTCGCTTCTGTCTCGCCGTGATAGTCCGTTTGCATGCGCCTGCCGTTGCACAGGCTTCCCCTCTGAAGGCCCTCTCTTCTTTCAGCTTTGTCTCTCCATACGTCCCTCCGGTCATTTGGCTTCACTGGAAATCCGCCAGGGTCTCGAACAGGCCAATTCTCCGTGTGTGTTGTGCGCTGAGAGAAAAAGTTTGCGGAACTCCGTGCGAATCGCcccctctcttctcgtcgccgcgctcgtcgctCTACGGtcagctgcttctcggcAACTCGTCGTTTTGCTGCCAGCAAGGCTGCGACGCGGTCTTTCGCTCGCGTGCTTGAGTCACGCTCTTCGTGAAAACAGGATTTTTGCCTCGATAGGCCGGTTAAGCAAAAcagtcttcgtcctccgcgcagTCGGCGCCAGGAGTGTCTCTGGGCTCAGCGAGTTTGAggcgcccttctcgcgcagctgcctcggcgttagtttctgtttcttcttcctcgcgaaAAGATGTCGTCCGACGGCGAGAGAATTGCCGAGGCTCTGCGTCACGTCACGGGCGGAAAAGTCGACGGCGGGACTCTGGAGTACATGACAGGTTGGATTCTCGACGCCTGAAGAGGGGTTCActtgcggcgacgcgaggcgacgaacgcgcgcagcctcatTGACACCTCGCTCCAGATCGCCTGTTCATATGGATGTataatataaatatatatatatatggtcACCTACATGTGCAggcgatatatatatatatgtatatgcatgcatctaCATGTAGGCAGAGTTACCTCTGGCCGCCCTTCGGAAAGAGCCTGCAGGAAGAGCTTGATTGAGTTTGTCACAGTCTCTGGAACATTCCTGCTTCTGGCTGCGTTCTCGAATATAAGCACGCGCTTTTATTTCACTCATCCCCGCAGGACGCGGTTCCGGCGGACGCCAGAGGAGCGCGAAGTGTGCAATCATATCTGTGTATCTGTACATATATGTTGTATATATGAgcatttatacatatatgtacatatacatgcatatatatatgcgtgcatGTGTACATGTGTTCGTGTGTATGCATCGGAGCGAGAACAGGGAGAGTGTTAGACTTCAGATCCGAGTTTGTTTTTGATTCTTCCCGTACGCGTGTTCTGTGCAGGGAtgctggaggaagaaggcgtcgCGAGTCTGACGGTGAACTCCGCATTCGACCTCATCGGCGACTTCCTGCAAGATGCCGGCGTCACAAACGGCGAGCACGAGGGCAAGGTGCGCAGACGCCAGGGCAGCTGGCAGACAGAAATGCTGTCGGATAAGCGGAAAGCAGGCTagctgcgcgtgcggcgtacagagaaaaaacgggCGCGCTGCACGCAGGCTTGCATGCGCCGAAAACGTGAACACCGCAGCCCACAGATCCACCTATGTGTGAATATAGCTGCTCTTTACGAGGTagcgacgcgacgcagaaaacCGTTAACACCCGTCTCCTTGGATTGTTCGTGCATCCATATCAAAGATCATGAATCGGCGAGTAGCGCTGCGATCGCAGACGCTTTCCCGATTgaggtttagggtttcggGCTCTttggcggcgcagcgagcatTGCTGGGTTCGAGTCGTGTTCAGGGTGCGTTTTTAGGCTTTTGAGCGGCGGATACGCGGCTAGAGAACTCCGAATTCTTTTCGTTTGGAGTGGGGCTGTGTGCGTCGTTTGCAGGCGATTTGCGAGAAGCTTCTGGCGCAGTTGAAGCCGCCCGCGAAAGCCACGACGAACGGGAAGAGTGTTGAAAACGCGAAGAGCCtggacgacggcgccgaccTCGACGATGACAAGCGAGCTGATCCGGAGGGTGAGACTGACGACGAGTGATGAAGCACACATTCCTATccatgtgcatgcgcatgcatgccaaCATCGATTTGTTCATTTGTATCCCCCGGTGGAtacgagaaaaaaaagggcTACGTGCAGGGCACGTATCGGCCGCTGCCAGGCTTGTTTTCCCAGGCGAGAGGGGGAGACAGACACTCCGCGGAgctccgcttcgtcttctgtctctccgctgtcttTCTCGAGTGCCAGACTGCGTCTCGctttcgtctcttctctgcgcctcgtcttcaTTCCTGCTTTGAGCGAAAGGCGCTTGGGGCGCAGCTTATCCGTCGACGAGGCTGACGGTCTCGCTAAGCGTTTTCGGCGATTTGATTTGTGGGAATCTTCTTGCATCGCCGCCTGCCTTGCATCCTTTTGTGAGCTGGGCTGCTGAGgtcgcttcggcggcgcttcttctccagcgccgtGGTGTCGCTGTTTTTCTCAGTTTTTTGCGATTTTATGCTCTGGAGCTGTGTGTGCAGATTtgacgaagaagccgcgagaCTTTGCGACGCCGATGCGCCTTGGCGACATGGCTGGGCACGCAGGGCGCTCGTTTGACGACCCTTTCCTCGGGCTGCAGCAAAGCACCGCGAAGGTCAACTACAACGCGCCCGTCCTCTACGGAACGGACCCTGAGGGCGCCGgtgcggccgcctccgccgcgcagcagcagcagcgtctgcagcagcagcgcgaacgcCACCTAAGGCAACTCAAGGAGTGGGAGAAGAACAAGCctcccctcccgccccccaAGAGGAAGCACGGAGACAAACAACTCAAGAAAATGGGTAGGCCCCTCTCGAAGTGCTTCTGCACATAGGGATAAAGGCGTAGATGCCTAGAGAAAGGCTGGCAGATAGTCGTGGATAGACTGGCGCACATGTAGATGCTTCGGGAGATACAGAGACAGACAGTACATGATAGACAGGTGtgggcagagagagagacagaggaggcacATATATAGATTGATAGAGAGAGATGAACCGAGGTAGACAGGGATGCTGTGTTTCGGTTTGTTGCCCCCGAAACGGAGGAGACGCTTTGAGGCAGCTGAGCTTGCGCGGGTGACGCAGTTCTTGAAGTGAGAGGTTAGGGGGCCGTGTGCGTCTTgaacgcaggcgagggcaTTTTGGTGGACAACTTCTCCGTCGCAGTCGCTGGGCGGGAGTTGCTGAAGgacgcgcagctgaagcTCATGAAGGGTCGCCGCTACGGTCTCGTCGGAAGGTGAGAACGGTttcgcagctcctcgcggcgTTGCCGCAGCATGCAGAGTAGTGTCCAGTTGGTAGAAAAAACGAGATGCAgagataggtagatagattGATAGAGACAAGGGGGGTGTGTGAACAGCCGCGGATACGGCTTCGGTCGCAGGGCGAgtgcgcgtcttcctgtATCGCTTGTGCGTGCGCCTACCCTGAAGCagacgtatatatatagacatattTGTTGTGTCAACTCAAGTGAGTTTGGGGTTAGCTTTTTTAAGCTTCTTGCTGGCGttggcgctgcatgcgcctttCACAGAGCACGTCTGCGTCGGCAGATGCTTTCCCATCagagtttttttttttcgtttcagTCGCGTTGACAGATGcttgcgcggcgtctctgcgcgcccgaTGCGACGTTTGGCGACGGCTGCCGCGGTCGGTTCGTCTGCGTACGCTCTTGATACTTTGTGTGTCGCTGTGAATGCGATGTGCAGAAACGGTATCGGAAAAAGTACTCTGCTGTCGGCGCTCGTTCGTCAAGAAATCCATGGCGTCGATCCGGATATCGCGATCGGCATGGTGGAACAGGGTAAGTCGCTGGAGGCAGAGCTCCGCAATCAGTTCCTCTCTAGTTTTTTCGAAAGGGAAACACTCTCTCTGTCTATGTCTCTTGCTAAGTGTCCTGTACTTGGATGCCTCCTTCCCCTGCACCGTTCCCGTGTTTTCTGAGTGGCGCTTCGGTTCGCGATTCGTGCGCTTCGATTTTGGCCGCCTAGACTTCCATTTTCGATGTTAACGTCTGCATGGCTCACTTGTTCCACAGCTAAAGCTGCCCTTCTCTGCTTCGGCACCGTGTCTGCAATCGCGTCGGTTTTGGTTTCTCCTTCCTTGCCTGCTGGCCTCCCCCCTTTATGCCGCTCTGTTCTGAGCGTTTGATTTCGTTTGCGTCGATTGTTTTTCCGCTCGGAACGCTTTGCTTGCCGTCTTCCGTTGCACTGTGCGTCAATCGTCGTTTTTGTGTGCGcgtccttcgtcttccttctcgtctctgtCGCTTTGCTTTGTTGGACGATTGCAGGCTCAgtcttcgtcgctctcgtgTCCTCTGGGAACTTCCCCTGTCTTGTGGTTGCatctcgcggccgccttcgtcgcggcgtcggACATTTCTGTGTTCAAAAGTGTTTTTAATTTTTTTGGTTTTTTCTCAGAACACCACTGGGGCTCGGAGACTGTGCTGGAATCTGTGCTGGCGGTCGATGAGgatcgcctccgcctcctcgaggaGGAGCAAGTGCTGCTCAAGCAAGAAGATCAGGTAAGAAGGTGATCCAACAAGACAAACAAATCCGAAAGCGAGCAAACCCTACTCCCTAAACGTATCAAGTGCAAGAGGAATAAAAATAACTagccgacagagagaggtGGCGAATGAATGGACATACAGCAAAACGCACTGACGTGTTCCCGCCTGTCGCTTTATGCGTTCGCGTGCTGGCTTcgccgaggccgaagagCGGAAGGCGAGTAGGAAACTGAAGTCCGCGTGGAGTATCGCTCGAGTGTGTTTTTGTTGCATGCAGTCTGAGAAAGTCGGTCGCCGTCTGGCAGTTATCTACGAGCGGCTGCAAGAGAtcgacgcggcgaacgcagagaagaccgCTGTGACGATTCTTCGCGGTCTCGGGTTCACTGAGGGCATGCAAGTAAGACGCCAACGTAAGGGGCGGCAACATGAGTAAAAACGTGGCTGAGCGCGGGCCTCTTCACGATTGCCGCGTAGCCGTACCTCCATTAGCATTTGCAGTGTGCGCATGGCTCTTAGCCTCGTTTCGCTTATTCGCCAGCGCTTTTTTCTTTCGAATATCGTGTCGCTGGGGGCCCGTGTTTTTTCTTGTGTCTGTGCGGGGTTTTCGACTGTCATGTGTTAAATTACACTCCCGCGTCTGGATTTGTtttgcctccgcctcctaGGCCGCTtcggcctcttccgcctctgcgccaaGTTGTCTCGGAgcttttcttttcctctATCTGCCTGTAGCACGTGAAGGTGACCTCGCTGTCCGGAGgttggcgcatgcgcgtgctGCTTGCGCGCTGCCTGTTCAGCGCCCCcgacgtgctgctgctggatgAGCCGACGAATCACTTGGACCTCGAAGCCGTCCAGTGGCTCACCAACTACCTTGCCGTCGCCGACGGCCCCTGCGCAGACCAGGTCATGCGCTGCGGAAAAGACAAAATCGTCATAGTCGTCTCACACGCCCGCGAATTCCTCAACGACGTAAGCAAAACACTGAGATTCCGCCACACCCAAGCACCCCCAGGCATGCTGATttcatacatacatacatgcatacatacatacaaatatatatatatatatatatatatatatatggttcTACAGTAGTCTGTACAGaagatgtatatatatatatatatatgcataggaGAGGTGTATGAAGGCCTGCGCACGATTATGAGGTTTGCTGGCGTTTTTGATCAGGTCGGTCGTTATCTTCGGTGGAGTTTCGTCTCTCGGTTGCCTCTCGCAGGTCTGCACAGATATGATTCACTTCACAAACCAGAATTTAACGTACTACAAAGGCGACTTTGACACGTTTGAGtccgtgcgcgcggcgcagctgcttcagcagcagcgccaggcTGAAGCGCAGCAGGCCAAAATCAAGCACGTTCAGTCGTTCATCGACAAATTCCGATACAATGCCAAGCGGTACGTTCGGCTAGCCGCGAGCTGTGTGCGCATCGTCCGTGCGCGCTGGCCAGCAAACGGTTTCGGCTCGTTTCGCGTAGTCGTCATAAAATTATGTGTCCGCATAGGACTGCCGACTGCGGATCACACTAGTCGCATGCAATGCCTCAAACACTGAATGGCCTCCgatgcatgcagctgcgcatgGCTACGCAGCCAGCAAGCCTGCTTCTCGTGTGGAGACgaacctatatatatacatgtatatatatgtatactgtatatatatacatggtATATATgttcagggtttagggtatATActtgtatacatatatgtatgcatatttGTGCGGACGTGCGTTGACCTCGTTTCGGCGTGTTCAGACTTGTGCGTGTATCTCTGTTTCGGCGCGGTGTTTTTGCGTTCAGCGCGTCTTTGGTGCAGAGTCGCATCAAGCTGCTGAGCAAGCTGCCGATGCTGGACATGGTCGCGGAAGATCCCTCGCTTCATTTCAACTTCAAGGAGCCTGAgacctgcgcgccgccgctgctgcaggctgaAGAAGTCTGGTTCAGCTACCCGGCCGCCCAGAAGGAGACGCTTGCGGAGGGTgaagaggccgaggcggcgttggcggagtccgccgccgcgaccgcagcgcAAGGGAAGCTGATTGTCCGCAACCTCAACCTGAACGTCGACATGGAATCGCGAATCGCGGTACGTCGAGGGAGGCGGTGCTGGCAgtcgagaggaggcggcgctggcgagcaagcgccggcgcccacgcGTGAGTAATTCCTGCAGGGGGCACACGGTGAAGGTCGGTTCcgcgctgcgtgtgcgtgttgGTGCGCATTTTACGGAGGATGTTGTCGTTTTTTCTGTTCAGCTGTGTGGCGTCAACGGCAGCGGAAAGAGCACCATTTTGAAGCTGCTGGTCGGGAGCGAGCAGCCGACCAAGGGCATGGTGCATCGCAACGGCAAACTCCGCATCGGCTACTTCACCCAGCAGCACGTCGACCAGCTCGACTTGACGCTGAACGCCGTTCAGTCGCTCCAAATTCGGTGCGCGCACCGCCAAACGGAGACCTGGCTGCGCGCGGGACCGTGCGCTCAGTGCCACGCAAGTCTGCTATACCTGtccatacatatatatagatatatatattcagAGTTTCATTGCAGGGCTCGCGCGAGTCGAAGCAGGTCGGTAGCGTCTTTTGGGCGGGAACGCCTCGAGAttcagcggctgcgcgtggcaactgcagcgccgcccgagAAGCGtgcagggcgaggagaggcgcagcacgACTGGAGGTGTAGGAGGGCTTCTCTTCGGATCTCGAGCACTGCGTGCGTCCAGGTAGATGTGTGTGCCGTGCGAGTCACGTAAACGGTGCGTTTGTGCTGCCTCCGCTCAGACACCCCGAGGCGAATCTGAAGGATGAACAGGCGCGGACGTACCTGGGGCAGTTCGGAATCAGCGGCCTGCTGGCGCTCGAGCCTCTCTACATTCTCTCCGGAGGGCAAAAGAGTCGCGTCGCAATCGCACTCATGGCATTCAACAACCCCCATATTTTGGTGAgctgaggcgcaggcgcgccgtaGATTCCGGATTTGAGTCATACACATCTGCGGCACTGAtcgcctgcgcgagagcgGACCTGTGTCTGAGAGTGCCCCTGTGTCTCAGGTGGCAGTGACCGACGAAACAGGTGTCAATCTATACATTtttatgtgtgtgtatatcCTCGCGCATGCTCATGTTTGCAAGTCTATTTACCGATGCAACAGTGAtcaatacatacatatatgagTTTATATGTGTACGTGTATATATTCGCGCGCGCTTGTCCGCTATGCatctcgccgctgcctgcatTTGCGTGGTGCAGATTCTCGATGAGCCGACTAACCATCTTGATCTCGACGCTGTCCAGGTACGGAAACGCATCCGCCAACATGTATGCAGACGCGCTCTCTCAGTCAGTATTCAACGGTGAGATATAGATTTGCATGTACGTATaaatacatatgtgtatatgtatattatATGGGCACCTTCACCTATCTTTAACCAGCTGCCTCATGGCGTGGTCGAAGCTGATGGCGtgtcgcgcggcttcgcagATCGGTCTTGCGAGCGCGGACTCCTTGCGCAGCGTTTCGTGAATCCTCGTCTGTGCTCGCTGTGGAGCACCTCTTGGCTTTTTGTCCTTTTCGCCTCTTCACCCAagtctttttttcgcgtgtAGCGCCTGCATCTTCATTATTCTAAGAACTGCAGTGTCTTTGTTTACTCGATTTGAGCGAATAACGACGCGGTTCGCGAgtgtctgcctcctccgcaggcgtTGATTGCGGCGCTGAACAACTTTAAGGGCGGCGTGCTGCTGGTGAGCCACGACAGCCACCTGCTGTCCTGCGTAGTCGAGGAGATTTTCTACATGGACGAGCAAGCGCATAAGCTGCAGAAGTTCCACGGTGACTTCTTGAAGTACCGCAAGGATCTCCtgaagcgcgcgaaggccgcggccgctgcgcaggcgaacaGCCACAACTAGTTTCTAGATATGACACCATAGGCGCATTTGCTTCAGCTCGACGAATGCTCCTACGGAAGAGACATATTTGCATACAACTATACCCTCGAATATTCATAtttctatacatatatatatatatatatatatatatatttatacagTGGAAATGTGTAAAGGACTCGCGAGGAGCTACACAGAAACGAGAGGctctgtcgccgtcgccaccGGGTGCAGTGAGCGACGATTGAGTCGTCCGtactgcggcagcagcgggcgtACTACAGTCCGCATATATTCGTGTGTAGAGAGCTATTTATATGGGAATCCTTGCACGAAGAAAAGGGGCAGAAGTCGGTATACGTAGGACCGGGTGCACGCGCGTGAGGCGGCAGAAATgagctgggcggcggcgtttcTGTTTTCCTGTGTTCGCCGCTACGGTGAGGCTTCTCTT
This DNA window, taken from Besnoitia besnoiti strain Bb-Ger1 chromosome III, whole genome shotgun sequence, encodes the following:
- a CDS encoding ATP-binding cassette sub-family F member 1 (encoded by transcript BESB_044600), encoding MSSDGERIAEALRHVTGGKVDGGTLEYMTGMLEEEGVASLTVNSAFDLIGDFLQDAGVTNGEHEGKAICEKLLAQLKPPAKATTNGKSVENAKSLDDGADLDDDKRADPEDLTKKPRDFATPMRLGDMAGHAGRSFDDPFLGLQQSTAKVNYNAPVLYGTDPEGAGAAASAAQQQQRLQQQRERHLRQLKEWEKNKPPLPPPKRKHGDKQLKKMGEGILVDNFSVAVAGRELLKDAQLKLMKGRRYGLVGRNGIGKSTLLSALVRQEIHGVDPDIAIGMVEQEHHWGSETVLESVLAVDEDRLRLLEEEQVLLKQEDQSEKVGRRLAVIYERLQEIDAANAEKTAVTILRGLGFTEGMQHVKVTSLSGGWRMRVLLARCLFSAPDVLLLDEPTNHLDLEAVQWLTNYLAVADGPCADQVMRCGKDKIVIVVSHAREFLNDVCTDMIHFTNQNLTYYKGDFDTFESVRAAQLLQQQRQAEAQQAKIKHVQSFIDKFRYNAKRASLVQSRIKLLSKLPMLDMVAEDPSLHFNFKEPETCAPPLLQAEEVWFSYPAAQKETLAEGEEAEAALAESAAATAAQGKLIVRNLNLNVDMESRIALCGVNGSGKSTILKLLVGSEQPTKGMVHRNGKLRIGYFTQQHVDQLDLTLNAVQSLQIRHPEANLKDEQARTYLGQFGISGLLALEPLYILSGGQKSRVAIALMAFNNPHILILDEPTNHLDLDAVQALIAALNNFKGGVLLVSHDSHLLSCVVEEIFYMDEQAHKLQKFHGDFLKYRKDLLKRAKAAAAAQANSHN